A genome region from Populus alba chromosome 5, ASM523922v2, whole genome shotgun sequence includes the following:
- the LOC118039569 gene encoding uncharacterized protein gives MVDHVSDASPLIPPSPITEPSEIDLEAGPGEQIQCRICLETDGRDFIAPCKCKGTTKYVHRDCLDQWRAVKEGFAFSHCTTCKAPYHLRVHAATDRKWRTLKFRFFVTRDIAFIFLAVQLVIASLAYLVYLIDTHQKSWLHLAWGFDSELSFYYICGALLFFALLGLSGCFITCYDRRVRNDLAQPCRELCLCCCQPGVCADCHLPGTICMWTDCTTCFESCASTAGECGCLGGASEAGLPLLFIMVLIVLGLFTVIGIFYSVLVATMVGQRIWQRHYHILAKRMLTKEYVVEDVDGEMTGSDWSPPPLPPEHVQQLKNLGLL, from the exons ATGGTTGATCATGTATCGGACGCTTCCCCTCTAATCCCTCCGTCGCCGATCACCGAGCCCAGCGAGATCGATCTTGAAGCCGGTCCTGGCGAGCAAATCCAGTGCCGTATTTGCCTCGAAACTGACG GTAGGGATTTTATTGCACCATGCAAGTGCAAAGGAACGACAAAGTATGTACATCGTGATTGCTTGGATCAGTGGCGAGCTGTGAAA GAAGGGTTTGCATTTTCTCACTGCACAACCTGCAAGGCTCCATACCATTTGAGAGTTCACGCTGCTACTGATAGGAAATGGCGAACTCTGAAATTTCGATTCTTTGTGACTAGAGacattgcatttatttttctgGCTGTTCAGCTT GTAATTGCTTCACTAGCATATTTGGTGTACCTAATTGACACTCATCAAAAGTCTTGGCTTCATCTCGCATGGGGCTTTGATAGTGAGCTTAGTTTCTACTACATATGTG GAGCGCTATTATTCTTCGCTTTGCTGGGGCTATCTGGGTGCTTCATAACTTGCTATGATCGAAGAGTACGCAATGATTTGGCTCAGCCATGTCGAGAGTTATGTCTTTGTTGCTGCCAGCCCGG TGTGTGTGCAGACTGCCATTTACCTGGTACTATTTGCATGTGGACTGACTGTACCACATGCTTTGAAAGCTGTGCAAGTACAGCCGGTGAATGTGGTTGCTTAGGTGGTGCCAGTGAAGCAGGGTTACCGCTATTGTTTATAATGGTTTTAATCGTGCTTGGACTATTTACTGTAATCGGCATATTCTACAGCGTTTTGGTGGCCACAATGGTTGGACAACGAATTTGGCAGCGGCATTATCATATACTTGCGAAAAGGATGCTAACAAAA GAATATGTTGTGGAGGATGTTGATGGTGAAATGACGGGATCAGATTGGTCTCCTCCACCACTTCCACCTGAGCATGTTCAGCAGCTGAAAAATCTGGGCCTTCTGTGA